In Prevotella sp. oral taxon 475, one DNA window encodes the following:
- a CDS encoding DUF3575 domain-containing protein — MKRIRIFLVMVLGLFCHTSQAQTFSINTDVAMLALQTYNIGAEMTIGNRSTLGLSVFGNNKPYFHKEMRMVGVQPEYRYYFGGRPLYHHFVGVGLLAASYNMTWGNKNYSGTAWGGGLTFGYVFSLTNRLSIDAHAGVGLVFSHHRESFEDGSNLLLKNGTETKDGFLNYKILPTKIGITLSYSIW, encoded by the coding sequence ATGAAAAGAATAAGAATTTTTCTTGTGATGGTATTGGGACTTTTCTGCCATACTTCTCAGGCGCAGACATTTTCTATTAATACCGATGTCGCAATGTTGGCTTTGCAGACTTATAATATAGGTGCAGAAATGACAATTGGTAATCGTTCTACTTTAGGATTGAGTGTCTTTGGAAACAATAAACCTTATTTCCATAAAGAAATGAGAATGGTGGGAGTACAACCGGAATATCGATATTATTTTGGAGGGCGCCCTCTTTACCATCACTTTGTTGGTGTAGGCCTTTTAGCTGCCAGTTATAATATGACTTGGGGAAATAAGAATTATTCAGGAACGGCATGGGGTGGTGGACTGACTTTCGGTTATGTCTTCTCCTTAACAAATAGATTGTCTATTGATGCACATGCTGGTGTAGGACTTGTTTTCTCTCATCATCGTGAGAGTTTTGAAGATGGTTCTAACCTTCTCTTAAAGAACGGGACAGAAACCAAAGACGGTTTTTTGAACTATAAGATATTACCTACAAAAATTGGTATTACACTTTCATATTCAATTTGGTAA
- a CDS encoding DUF3575 domain-containing protein: MIKSRGHRLILLFLLLFGCGTSVTFGQVNLLYYNKVDTLSFGQRFNLKSNFVDWVTLTPNLGVEFALNNKNWNLWTVGMYGRFNWNTNSKENAYYVYDLMGGRLELRRYWHSRMPKRVFYVGVYGGANKFDIKLSGTGKKGQSFVGGLMFGTVSQLYGYQNGARLDLDLGINAGVVFAKWHEYKRELIGDKYVYTVTEPENDYQLTFSPWIYAASTDILNVSLVYHFGTKLSNRYKKRLQIDNNYRIALEAAKVRRDSINTVLEKMRRHRADSLEKVDYEKRFEQQHLELERKYQNDSLRKVNEVLREEQLKERAEAKRVADSLKVVEREKAIEERANAKRMADSLKVVNAEKAKEERLQKGQERENAKRTADSLRVVQKNQEQEAQLQKAKAKEDAKRERDSLKQANELKRQEAIKAKEEEKELKKRKKAEEKTNKEKKENSKDATPAVSENSSTENNSSESDKQEESTDRNKE, translated from the coding sequence ATGATAAAGTCACGAGGACATAGACTGATACTATTGTTCCTATTGCTGTTTGGCTGTGGAACATCAGTAACCTTTGGACAGGTAAATCTGTTATATTATAATAAGGTAGATACCTTAAGCTTTGGGCAACGGTTTAACCTTAAGTCTAATTTTGTAGACTGGGTTACACTAACGCCTAACTTGGGTGTGGAATTTGCTCTTAACAATAAAAACTGGAACCTTTGGACAGTCGGCATGTATGGGCGTTTTAATTGGAATACGAATTCAAAGGAGAATGCTTATTATGTTTACGACTTAATGGGCGGACGTTTGGAATTGCGCAGATATTGGCATTCACGCATGCCTAAAAGAGTTTTTTATGTTGGCGTGTATGGTGGTGCGAATAAGTTTGACATCAAGTTGAGTGGCACAGGTAAGAAAGGTCAGTCTTTTGTAGGTGGTCTCATGTTTGGTACTGTTTCTCAACTTTATGGTTATCAAAATGGTGCTCGGTTGGATTTAGACTTAGGAATCAATGCCGGTGTCGTGTTTGCTAAGTGGCATGAATATAAGCGCGAACTGATTGGAGATAAATATGTCTATACCGTTACTGAGCCGGAAAATGACTATCAACTGACGTTCTCTCCTTGGATCTATGCGGCATCGACAGATATTTTGAATGTGTCGTTAGTATATCATTTCGGTACAAAATTGTCCAATAGGTATAAGAAACGGCTCCAGATTGATAACAACTATCGTATTGCACTTGAAGCTGCCAAGGTGAGACGCGACAGTATCAATACTGTTCTTGAAAAGATGAGACGACATAGAGCAGACTCTTTGGAAAAGGTTGATTACGAGAAACGTTTTGAACAGCAGCATCTTGAACTGGAAAGAAAATATCAGAATGATTCTTTACGCAAAGTTAATGAGGTGTTACGTGAAGAACAACTTAAAGAACGAGCTGAAGCTAAGCGCGTAGCCGACTCTTTGAAAGTTGTAGAACGCGAAAAGGCCATTGAGGAGAGAGCTAATGCTAAACGTATGGCCGACTCGCTGAAAGTGGTAAACGCTGAAAAGGCAAAAGAAGAGAGATTGCAGAAAGGACAAGAACGTGAGAATGCCAAAAGAACTGCAGATTCTCTGCGGGTTGTCCAAAAGAATCAAGAACAGGAAGCACAACTCCAAAAGGCTAAGGCTAAGGAAGATGCTAAACGTGAACGCGACTCTCTGAAGCAGGCCAATGAATTGAAACGACAAGAAGCCATAAAGGCCAAAGAAGAAGAAAAAGAACTGAAAAAGCGGAAGAAAGCTGAGGAAAAGACCAATAAGGAAAAGAAAGAAAACTCTAAAGATGCTACTCCCGCTGTAAGTGAAAATAGTTCAACGGAGAACAATAGTTCGGAGTCTGATAAGCAGGAAGAGTCTACCGATAGAAATAAGGAATAA